In Primulina huaijiensis isolate GDHJ02 chromosome 6, ASM1229523v2, whole genome shotgun sequence, a single window of DNA contains:
- the LOC140979702 gene encoding folate synthesis bifunctional protein, mitochondrial isoform X1: protein MRESELLEMSIFKKLMLPNCEVRVAKKTSKATIFRLSRFFHVNSVEVHSEEQEVVVALGSNVGDRLHNFDEALQRMRKSGIHITRHGCLYETKPAYVTDQPHFLNSAIRGMTKHEPHKLLGILKEIERDMGRVNGIMYGPRPIDLDILFYGNQRVNTDTLIIPHERIWERPFVMGPLIDLLGSDIDNDTIQSWDLFSASPGGLFAAWKKLGGESLIGKDGMKRVLPIASKLWNWSPRTSIMGILNVTPDSFSDGGRFLSERSFISQVRLLLSEGADIIDLGAQSTRPMATKLTPEQELDRLMPFLEIMKNLPEMEGKLISVDSFYSQVAAESVSMGAHLINDVSGGNLDSNMHNVVAALKVPYILMHMRGDPSTMQNQENLKYDNICAEVASELYTRARNAELSGIPAWRMIIDPGIGFSKDTGQNLDILNGLPTIRSEIARRSLSLSRAPMLIGPSRKRFLGEICGRPEASRRDSATVAAVTAGILNGANIVRVHNVGDNCDAVKLCDAMLHRRKFS from the exons ATGCG CGAATCGGAGCTTCTTGAAATGAGTATTTTCAAGAAGTTGATGTTGCCCAACTGTGAAGTCAGAGTTGCTAAGAAGACATCTAAAG CAACTATATTTCGTCTTTCTCGTTTCTTTCATGTTAATTCAGTGGAAGTTCACTCTGAAGAACAGGAAGTTGTAGTCGCTTTGGGAAGTAATGTGGGTGATAGACTTCATAATTTTGATGAAGCCTTGCAACGAATGAGGAAATCAGGTATACATATCACAAGACATGGTTGCTTATATGAGACCAAACCTGCTTATGTAACGGATCAACCCCACTTTCTCAATTCCGCTATTAGAGGAATGACGAAACACGAGCCACATAAACTGTTAGGAATTCTGAAGGAAATAGAACGGGATATGGGCCGTGTTAATGGAATTATGTACGGTCCACGACCAATTGACTTGGATATATTATTTTACGGGAACCAGAGGGTAAACACTGATACTCTTATTATTCCCCATGAAAGAATTTGGGAAAGACCTTTTGTGATGGGTCCATTAATTGATCTTTTGGGATCAGACATAGATAATGATACGATTCAGTCGTGGGATTTGTTTTCAGCAAGTCCTGGTGGACTTTTTGCCGCATGGAAGAAACTAGGTGGTGAGTCGCTCATTGGAAAAGATGGGATGAAAAGGGTGTTACCAATAGCAAGTAAATTGTGGAACTGGTCACCTAGAACCTCTATCATGGGTATTCTTAACGTGACTCCCGATAGTTTTAGTGACGGGGGAAGGTTTTTATCAGAAAGATCATTCATTTCTCAAGTTCGTTTATTGCTGTCAGAAGGTGCAGATATCATTGATTTAGGTGCACAATCAACCCGACCAATGGCAACTAAGCTAACCCCTGAGCAAGAACTCGACAGACTGATGCCTTTCTTGGAAATAATGAAGAACTTGCCTGAGATGGAAGGAAAGCTCATTTCTGTCGACTCTTTTTATTCACAGGTTGCTGCTGAATCTGTGAGCATGGGGGCTCACCTTATTAATGATGTATCTGGAGGTAATTTAGACTCGAATATGCACAACGTCGTTGCAGCCCTCAAAGTCCCGTATATTTTAATGCACATGAGAGGTGATCCATCTACTATGCAGAATCAGGAGAACTTGAAATATGACAACATCTGTGCGGAAGTTGCATCTGAGTTATACACACGTGCTAGAAATGCCGAGTTATCTGGTATCCCAGCTTGGAGAATGATTATAGATCCTGGGATTGGATTCTCAAAAGACACAGGACAAAATCTTGATATTCTTAATGGATTGCCAACTATTCGATCCGAGATTGCTCGGCGGAGCTTGTCATTGTCTCGTGCTCCTATGTTGATAGGGCCTTCGAGAAAGAGATTCTTAGGTGAAATATGTGGTCGACCAGAAGCATCACGAAGAGATTCAGCTACTGTTGCGGCCGTCACTGCTGGGATTCTGAATGGTGCAAATATAGTGAGAGTACACAATGTTGGAGATAATTGTGATGCTGTCAAGCTTTGTGATGCAATGCTGCATAGAAGAaaattttcatga
- the LOC140979702 gene encoding folate synthesis bifunctional protein, mitochondrial isoform X2, giving the protein MSIFKKLMLPNCEVRVAKKTSKATIFRLSRFFHVNSVEVHSEEQEVVVALGSNVGDRLHNFDEALQRMRKSGIHITRHGCLYETKPAYVTDQPHFLNSAIRGMTKHEPHKLLGILKEIERDMGRVNGIMYGPRPIDLDILFYGNQRVNTDTLIIPHERIWERPFVMGPLIDLLGSDIDNDTIQSWDLFSASPGGLFAAWKKLGGESLIGKDGMKRVLPIASKLWNWSPRTSIMGILNVTPDSFSDGGRFLSERSFISQVRLLLSEGADIIDLGAQSTRPMATKLTPEQELDRLMPFLEIMKNLPEMEGKLISVDSFYSQVAAESVSMGAHLINDVSGGNLDSNMHNVVAALKVPYILMHMRGDPSTMQNQENLKYDNICAEVASELYTRARNAELSGIPAWRMIIDPGIGFSKDTGQNLDILNGLPTIRSEIARRSLSLSRAPMLIGPSRKRFLGEICGRPEASRRDSATVAAVTAGILNGANIVRVHNVGDNCDAVKLCDAMLHRRKFS; this is encoded by the exons ATGAGTATTTTCAAGAAGTTGATGTTGCCCAACTGTGAAGTCAGAGTTGCTAAGAAGACATCTAAAG CAACTATATTTCGTCTTTCTCGTTTCTTTCATGTTAATTCAGTGGAAGTTCACTCTGAAGAACAGGAAGTTGTAGTCGCTTTGGGAAGTAATGTGGGTGATAGACTTCATAATTTTGATGAAGCCTTGCAACGAATGAGGAAATCAGGTATACATATCACAAGACATGGTTGCTTATATGAGACCAAACCTGCTTATGTAACGGATCAACCCCACTTTCTCAATTCCGCTATTAGAGGAATGACGAAACACGAGCCACATAAACTGTTAGGAATTCTGAAGGAAATAGAACGGGATATGGGCCGTGTTAATGGAATTATGTACGGTCCACGACCAATTGACTTGGATATATTATTTTACGGGAACCAGAGGGTAAACACTGATACTCTTATTATTCCCCATGAAAGAATTTGGGAAAGACCTTTTGTGATGGGTCCATTAATTGATCTTTTGGGATCAGACATAGATAATGATACGATTCAGTCGTGGGATTTGTTTTCAGCAAGTCCTGGTGGACTTTTTGCCGCATGGAAGAAACTAGGTGGTGAGTCGCTCATTGGAAAAGATGGGATGAAAAGGGTGTTACCAATAGCAAGTAAATTGTGGAACTGGTCACCTAGAACCTCTATCATGGGTATTCTTAACGTGACTCCCGATAGTTTTAGTGACGGGGGAAGGTTTTTATCAGAAAGATCATTCATTTCTCAAGTTCGTTTATTGCTGTCAGAAGGTGCAGATATCATTGATTTAGGTGCACAATCAACCCGACCAATGGCAACTAAGCTAACCCCTGAGCAAGAACTCGACAGACTGATGCCTTTCTTGGAAATAATGAAGAACTTGCCTGAGATGGAAGGAAAGCTCATTTCTGTCGACTCTTTTTATTCACAGGTTGCTGCTGAATCTGTGAGCATGGGGGCTCACCTTATTAATGATGTATCTGGAGGTAATTTAGACTCGAATATGCACAACGTCGTTGCAGCCCTCAAAGTCCCGTATATTTTAATGCACATGAGAGGTGATCCATCTACTATGCAGAATCAGGAGAACTTGAAATATGACAACATCTGTGCGGAAGTTGCATCTGAGTTATACACACGTGCTAGAAATGCCGAGTTATCTGGTATCCCAGCTTGGAGAATGATTATAGATCCTGGGATTGGATTCTCAAAAGACACAGGACAAAATCTTGATATTCTTAATGGATTGCCAACTATTCGATCCGAGATTGCTCGGCGGAGCTTGTCATTGTCTCGTGCTCCTATGTTGATAGGGCCTTCGAGAAAGAGATTCTTAGGTGAAATATGTGGTCGACCAGAAGCATCACGAAGAGATTCAGCTACTGTTGCGGCCGTCACTGCTGGGATTCTGAATGGTGCAAATATAGTGAGAGTACACAATGTTGGAGATAATTGTGATGCTGTCAAGCTTTGTGATGCAATGCTGCATAGAAGAaaattttcatga
- the LOC140979703 gene encoding squamosa promoter-binding-like protein 6, whose protein sequence is MESLSYGIDGKGLHVAQLDDARVRSGNQLKRWRTESMEFVEPILPDIMKKLDLSDGSSENLGYFTNDGIATTNTLTSFVEFGTRFSTSATKADNQNLVLTSFMDDNLAAQKDGNTHQFDGENSILCPLQNSLSVKRARTSNSLSMVPVCQVLGCNKDLSSSKDYYKRHKVCDLHSKSSLVIVDGIQQRFCQQCSRFHLLQEFDEGKRSCRKRLAGHNERRRKPQLDTRLGSSYFATELSRTPFLFPKFLQVGLFGSEPMNHIFGPSLSNSLLHKNAPFSVQDVSAESNSSSALSLLSSQSQNLSTNSADVTVNHPLIFLDNQHSTLHINHNSAESFSNSTLKNFTSSVFKSSHGVDQENFPVVLDAGASIGLDIQQDILSQESKAPEGANTVDLLQLSFHLQRVEHQRYSTQVNFEKGHFLHTAAT, encoded by the exons ATGGAATCCTTAAGCTATGGTATTGACGGGAAGGGCCTGCACGTTGCGCAGCTTGATGATGCTCGAGTGAGGAGTGGAAATCAATTAAAAAGATGGAGAACTGAGAGCATGGAATTTGTAGAACCTATTTTGCCTGATATCATGAAAAAATTAGATCTTAGTGATGGAAGTTCGGAAAATTTGGGATACTTCACAAATGATGGTATTGCCACTACCAACACATTGACTTCGTTTGTGGAATTTGGCACAAGATTCTCAACTTCTGCTACGAAAGCAGATAATCAAAACTTGGTACTTACCAGTTTTATGGATGACAATTTGGCTGCTCAAAAAGATGGAAACACCCATCAATTTGATGGTGAAAACTCCATCTTGTGTCCTCTGCAGAATTCACTGTCTGTAAAACGAGCTCGTACATCAAATTCACTGTCTATGGTACCTGTTTGTCAAGTTCTTGGTTGTAACAAGGATTTGAGTTCTTCAAAGGATTACTACAAAAGGCACAAAGTCTGCGATCTTCACTCAAAATCTTCTCTTGTTATTGTTGATGGTATCCAGCAGAGATTTTGTCAGCAATGCAGTAG GTTTCATTTGCTTCAAGAGTTTGATGAAGGTAAACGCAGTTGTCGCAAACGCCTCGCAGGCCACAATGAACGTCGGCGAAAGCCTCAATTGGACACTCGCTTGG GTTCCTCGTATTTTGCAACGGAATTATCAAGAACACCAtttctttttccaaaattcCTTCAAGTTGGTTTATTTGGTAGTGAGCCAATGAACCACATATTTGgtccttcactttcaaactctCTGCTCCATAAGAATGCGCCATTCTCAGTTCAAGACGTATCTGCGGAGTCAAACTCCAGCAGTGCTCTCTCTCTTCTGTCATCTCAATCACAAAACTTATCGACAAACTCAGCGGACGTAACCGTGAAtcatcctctaatttttctggATAATCAGCATTCAACACTTCATATCAACCATAATTCTGCTGAATCCTTCAGCAATAGTACGTTAAAGAATTTTACATCCAGTGTTTTCAAGTCATCTCATGGAGTTGACCAAGAAAATTTCCCTGTGGTTCTGGATGCCGGTGCCTCTATTGGTTTAGATATTCAACAAGATATACTTTCGCAAGAATCAAAAGCTCCTGAAGGTGCAAACACTGTTGATTTACTGCAATTGTCATTTCATCTGCAAAGAGTAGAACATCAGAGATATTCAACCCAAGTGAATTTCGAAAAGGGTCACTTCCTCCACACTGCTGCCACTTGA
- the LOC140978675 gene encoding uncharacterized protein: protein MRNKINVDTIHRFLKHRGFNKSYTRSFFCLHMRNLPTPANKIVGLYPSFSTIGTRRISLKPIMHFDSLTSFRYLNANSSVEDETRPTSVGAFEDSNGEVEPIDLWEEEDEAEPKVGDGGDGGGVVLENCPWGERVLSIAQSVLERFGEDMELYAFKTSPRGYIYVRLDKLSHEYGCPSMEEIKSFSREYKTKLDEVGATGDIPDDLALEVSSPGAERLLKVPDDLLRFRDLPMVVSYIEYPDASSPEKSGVYFLDSIEAESGCCIWKLADVKENSEPSAKGRPLSRKQKEWRLKQPYHAIKQVTLYVSH, encoded by the exons AtgagaaataaaattaatgttgATACGATTCACCGCTTCTTAAAACACAGAGGTTTCAACAAATCTTACACTCGTTCATTCTTCTGTCTTCATATGCGTAATCTTCCAACGCCAGCGAACAAAATAGTTGGCCTTTATCCTTCTTTTTCCACCATCGGAACTCGAAGGATTTCTCTTAAACCCATAATGCATTTCGATTCTTTGACTTCCTTTCGATATTTGAATGCTAATTCTTCCGTCGAGGACGAAACCAGACCAACCTCAGTTGGAG CTTTTGAGGATTCTAACGGAGAGGTGGAACCAATTGATCTGTGGGAAGAAGAGGATGAAGCTGAGCCCAAG GTTGGTGATGGCGGCGATGGCGGTGGAGTAGTGCTGGAGAATTGCCCTTGGGGTGAAAGAGTTCTATCTATTGCCCAAAGTGTTCTGGAgcggtttggtgaagatatggAGCTCTATGCATTCAAAACTTCTCCTCGAGGGTACATTTATGTGAGACTAGACAAACTTTCACATGA GTATGGGTGCCCTAGTATGGAGGAGATTAAATCGTTCAGTCGTGAATACAAGACTAAATTGGATGAAGTTGGTGCGACAGGAGATATACCCGATGATTTGGCCCTTGAA GTGTCGAGTCCTGGTGCAGAGCGGCTCCTTAAAGTACCTGATGACTTGTTGAGGTTCAGAGATCTGCCAATGGTGGTAAGCTACATTGAATATCCAGATGCCAGCAGCCCGGAAAAGAGTGGTGTATATTTTCTAGACTCCATCGAAGCAGAATCAGGATGCTGCATATGGAAGTTGGCAGATGTAAAGGAAAATAGCGAACCCTCTGCAAAGGGGAGGCCATTGAGCCGTAAGCAGAAAGAATGGCGACTAAAGCAACCATATCATGCAATCAAACAAGTAACTCTTTACGTTTCTCACTAG
- the LOC140979522 gene encoding protein BIG GRAIN 1-like E codes for MYVKSPNNMYKYSFNWRNDSGELDVFEAAQYFSGAVDDQISGNFNNASNFSHKVIGQGQRAARMSLDSTMQDDITPRDQTKDSYKSKENKKHRQPSSPGGKLASFLNSLFNQTRSKKKRKSQSVGPKYLQEKEIPSERRERRSSISHFRNVDSKSRNFCLSSGFMQSTPTKPGKEVKFRDLFERQKHKDGGNVKPNSLQNQFCTEKKCTDDAWIEEINKNSGMNWIDDQYTSEEKEFRKFSDCDDGGDTDTSSDLFELPNCDFEFYSNGRPVYETTRVNSVRRGAPV; via the coding sequence ATGTATGTCAAAAGTCCTAACAACATGTACAAGTACTCATTCAATTGGAGGAACGATTCCGGGGAGCTCGACGTTTTCGAGGCAGCTCAGTATTTCTCGGGTGCTGTTGATGATCAAATATCGGGGAACTTCAACAATGCTTCAAATTTTTCTCATAAGGTCATCGGCCAAGGTCAGAGAGCTGCAAGAATGAGCCTCGATTCGACAATGCAAGATGATATAACTCCACGAGATCAGACAAAAGATTCATATAAGAGCAAGGAAAACAAGAAACACAGGCAGCCAAGTTCTCCAGGCGGTAAGCTTGCTagtttcttgaattcattgttCAATCAAACAAGATCGAAGAAGAAGCGTAAATCCCAATCCGTTGGCCCGAAATATcttcaagaaaaagaaatccCTAGTGAAAGAAGGGAAAGGAGAAGCAGCATTAGCCATTTCCGTAATGTTGATTCTAAATCCAGGAATTTTTGCTTGAGTTCTGGTTTTATGCAATCCACTCCCACAAAACCTGGCAAAGAAGTCAAATTCAGGGATTTGTTTGAGCGTCAGAAGCATAAAGATGGTGGGAATGTGAAGCCAAACTCTTTGCAGAATCAGTTTTGTACTGAGAAAAAGTGCACGGATGATGCCTGGATTGAGGAGATTAACAAGAATTCTGGCATGAATTGGATCGACGATCAGTACACATCGGAAGAAAAGGAGTTCAGGAAATTCAGTGATTGTGATGACGGTGGAGATACAGATACAAGTTCGGATCTGTTTGAATTGCCAAATTGTGACTTCGAATTTTATTCAAATGGTCGGCCTGTTTATGAAACAACTCGGGTAAACAGCGTCAGGAGAGGTGCTCCAGTTTAG